In Macadamia integrifolia cultivar HAES 741 chromosome 1, SCU_Mint_v3, whole genome shotgun sequence, a single window of DNA contains:
- the LOC122074938 gene encoding sucrose synthase 7-like isoform X2 produces the protein MASGSGFKRSDTIADSMPEALRQSRYHMKRCFAAYTSEGRRLMKLRNLMEEMEKSIQDKLERAKVLEGLLGYILCSTQEAAVVPPHVAFAVRPSPGYWEFVKVNSEDLSVDGITAAEFLKYKEIICDEKWATDEYALEVDFGAFDYSIPHVTLSSSIGNGRNYVSKFITSKLAGGAESAKPLVDFLLALNYQGENLMINDNLNTVAKLEPALVVADVYVSGLPKDTPYQKFEQRFAEWGFEKGWGDTAETVRETMRSLSEVLQAPDPQNMEKFFSRLPTIFNIVIFSIHGYFGQADVLGLPDTGGQVVYILDQVKALEDELLLRIKKQGLSVKPQILVVTRLIPDARGTKCNQELEPILNTKHSFILRVPFTTESGILPQWVSRFDIYPYLEKFTQDATVKIFDHLDGKPDLIIGNYTDGNLAASLMASKLGITQGTIAHALEKTKYEDSDIKWKELDAKYHFSCQFTADMIAMNSADFIITSTYQEIAGSKDRTGQYESHAAFTLPGLCRVVSGINVFDPKFNIAPPGADQSVYFPYTQKQKRLTTFHPAIEELLYNKQDNNEHLGFLEDRKKPIIFSMARLDTVKNITGLTEWYGKNKRLRNLVNLVVVAGFFDPSKSKDREEIAEIKKMHSLIDKYQLKGQIRWIAAQNDRVRNGELYRCIADSKGAFVQPALYEAFGLTVIEAMNCGLPTFATNQGGPAEIIVDGVSGFHVDPNHGDESSNKIADFFEKCKEDPEHWKKISSGGLQRIYECYTWNIYATRVLNMGSIYGFWRQLNKEQKQAKQRYIQMFYNLQFKNLAKNVSIASDGTQQPASKPEAKPQPTKKQPTQRRTQSRFQRIFG, from the exons ATGGCTTCTGGGTCTGGCTTCAAACGATCTGATACCATTGCTGATAGCATGCCTGAGGCCTTGAGACAATCTCGGTATCATATGAAGAGATGCTTCGCTGC GTATACATCAGAGGGGAGGAGGTTAATGAAGCTCCGCAATTTAAtggaagaaatggagaaatCAATCCAGGACAAGCTTGAAAGAGCCAAGGTTTTGGAAGGCTTACTTGGCTACATCCTCTGTTCCACTCAG GAAGCAGCTGTTGTTCCTCCTCATGTCGCATTTGCTGTAAGACCCAGTCCCGGATATTGGGAGTTTGTTAAGGTGAACTCTGAAGATCTTTCAGTAGATGGAATCACTGCTGCAGAGTTCTTGAAATATAAAGAAATTATCTGCGACGAGAAATG GGCAACTGATGAATATGCATTGGAAGTGGATTTTGGAGCATTTGACTACTCTATTCCGCATGTAACCCTGTCATCTTCTATCGGTAATGGGCGCAACTATGTCTCTAAGTTCATAACTTCAAAGTTGGCAGGGGGCGCCGAGAGTGCAAAGCCTTTGGTGGACTTCTTACTCGCTCTTAATTATCAAGGAGAA AATCTTATGATAAATGATAACCTCAACACTGTTGCTAAACTTGAACCGGCATTGGTCGTAGCTGATGTATATGTTTCAGGACTTCCCAAAGACACTCCATATCAGAAGTTTGAGCAGAG gttTGCTGAGTGGGGTTTTGAGAAAGGATGGGGTGATACTGCAGAAACTGTTAGAGAGACAATGAGATCACTCTCAGAGGTACTCCAAGCACCAGACCCACAAAACATGGAGAAATTCTTCAGTAGGCTTCCGACGATATTCAATATCGTAATCTTCTCTATCCATGGCTACTTTGGCCAAGCAGATGTCCTTGGCTTACCTGATACTGGCGGGCAG GTTGTCTACATTTTAGATCAAGTAAAGGCACTGGAGGATGAATTGCTCCTCAGAATTAAAAAGCAAGGGCTGAGTGTCAAGCCTCAAATTCTTGTG GTTACACGACTTATACCAGATGCTCGAGGAACCAAGTGCAATCAAGAGCTGGAGCCAATCTTAAATACTAAACATTCTTTCATTCTCCGAGTTCCATTTACGACAGAAAGTGGTATCCTTCCCCAATGGGTTTCCCGTTTCGACATCTACCCCTACCTTGAGAAGTTTACTCAG GATGCCACTGTCAAGATCTTTGATCACTTGGATGGGAAACCTGACCTCATCATTGGTAACTACACTGATGGAAACCTGGCAGCATCTCTCATGGCAAGCAAACTTGGGATAACTCAG GGAACCATTGCTCATGCTCTAGAGAAGACAAAGTATGAAGATTCGGATATCAAATGGAAAGAACTAGATGCAAAGTATCACTTCTCATGCCAATTCACAGCTGACATGATAGCAATGAATTCTGCTGATTTCATCATCACAAGCACATACCAAGAAATAGCAGGAAG CAAGGACAGGACAGGACAGTATGAAAGCCATGCTGCATTTACGCTACCAGGGCTGTGCCGAGTAGTCTCAGGCATCAATGTCTTTGATCCAAAGTTCAACATTGCTCCCCCTGGTGCTGATCAATCTGTCTACTTCCCATACacacagaaacagaaacggtTGACCACATTTCATCCTGCCATTGAAGAACTCCTATACAATAAACAGGATAACAATGAGCACTT AGGATTTCTAGAAGACAGGAAGAAACCAATTATCTTTTCAATGGCGAGACTCGATACAGTGAAGAACATTACAGGATTAACGGAATGGTATGGGAAGAATAAGAGGCTAAGGAATCTAGTCAATCTTGTCGTCGTCGCTGGCTTCTTTGATCCATCCAAATCAAAAGACAGAGAAGAAATAGCTGAGATTAAAAAGATGCATAGCCTGATTGATAAGTATCAACTTAAGGGTCAAATCAGATGGATAGCAGCTCAGAATGATAGAGTACGGAACGGAGAGTTGTACCGTTGTATTGCAGACTCAAAGGGAGCTTTTGTTCAGCCTGCTCTGTATGAAGCTTTTGGCCTTACAGTCATTGAGGCAATGAACTGTGGGTTACCCACCTTTGCAACCAATCAAGGAGGTCCAGCTGAAATCATTGTGGATGGGGTCTCAGGATTCCATGTTGATCCCAACCATGGAGATGAGTCGAGCAATAAGATTGCTGATTTCTTTGAGAAGTGCAAGGAGGATCCTGAACACTGGAAAAAAATATCCTCAGGAGGTCTCCAGAGAATATATGAATG CTATACTTGGAATATCTATGCCACCAGAGTGTTGAACATGGGATCCATCTATGGCTTCTGGAGGCAGTTGAACAAGGAACAAAAACAAGCTAAACAAAGATACATTCAAATGTTCTATAATCTTCAATTCAAAAACTTG GCAAAGAATGTATCCATTGCAAGTGATGGAACCCAACAACCAGCATCAAAGCCAGAAGCTAAACCTCAGCCAACAAAGAAGCAGCCAACACAAAG GCGTACACAATCCCGATTCCAAAG GATTTTCGGTTAA
- the LOC122074938 gene encoding sucrose synthase 7-like isoform X1: MASGSGFKRSDTIADSMPEALRQSRYHMKRCFAAYTSEGRRLMKLRNLMEEMEKSIQDKLERAKVLEGLLGYILCSTQEAAVVPPHVAFAVRPSPGYWEFVKVNSEDLSVDGITAAEFLKYKEIICDEKWATDEYALEVDFGAFDYSIPHVTLSSSIGNGRNYVSKFITSKLAGGAESAKPLVDFLLALNYQGENLMINDNLNTVAKLEPALVVADVYVSGLPKDTPYQKFEQRFAEWGFEKGWGDTAETVRETMRSLSEVLQAPDPQNMEKFFSRLPTIFNIVIFSIHGYFGQADVLGLPDTGGQVVYILDQVKALEDELLLRIKKQGLSVKPQILVVTRLIPDARGTKCNQELEPILNTKHSFILRVPFTTESGILPQWVSRFDIYPYLEKFTQDATVKIFDHLDGKPDLIIGNYTDGNLAASLMASKLGITQGTIAHALEKTKYEDSDIKWKELDAKYHFSCQFTADMIAMNSADFIITSTYQEIAGSKDRTGQYESHAAFTLPGLCRVVSGINVFDPKFNIAPPGADQSVYFPYTQKQKRLTTFHPAIEELLYNKQDNNEHLGFLEDRKKPIIFSMARLDTVKNITGLTEWYGKNKRLRNLVNLVVVAGFFDPSKSKDREEIAEIKKMHSLIDKYQLKGQIRWIAAQNDRVRNGELYRCIADSKGAFVQPALYEAFGLTVIEAMNCGLPTFATNQGGPAEIIVDGVSGFHVDPNHGDESSNKIADFFEKCKEDPEHWKKISSGGLQRIYECYTWNIYATRVLNMGSIYGFWRQLNKEQKQAKQRYIQMFYNLQFKNLAKNVSIASDGTQQPASKPEAKPQPTKKQPTQRRTQSRFQRILPCFDSKEPSSE; encoded by the exons ATGGCTTCTGGGTCTGGCTTCAAACGATCTGATACCATTGCTGATAGCATGCCTGAGGCCTTGAGACAATCTCGGTATCATATGAAGAGATGCTTCGCTGC GTATACATCAGAGGGGAGGAGGTTAATGAAGCTCCGCAATTTAAtggaagaaatggagaaatCAATCCAGGACAAGCTTGAAAGAGCCAAGGTTTTGGAAGGCTTACTTGGCTACATCCTCTGTTCCACTCAG GAAGCAGCTGTTGTTCCTCCTCATGTCGCATTTGCTGTAAGACCCAGTCCCGGATATTGGGAGTTTGTTAAGGTGAACTCTGAAGATCTTTCAGTAGATGGAATCACTGCTGCAGAGTTCTTGAAATATAAAGAAATTATCTGCGACGAGAAATG GGCAACTGATGAATATGCATTGGAAGTGGATTTTGGAGCATTTGACTACTCTATTCCGCATGTAACCCTGTCATCTTCTATCGGTAATGGGCGCAACTATGTCTCTAAGTTCATAACTTCAAAGTTGGCAGGGGGCGCCGAGAGTGCAAAGCCTTTGGTGGACTTCTTACTCGCTCTTAATTATCAAGGAGAA AATCTTATGATAAATGATAACCTCAACACTGTTGCTAAACTTGAACCGGCATTGGTCGTAGCTGATGTATATGTTTCAGGACTTCCCAAAGACACTCCATATCAGAAGTTTGAGCAGAG gttTGCTGAGTGGGGTTTTGAGAAAGGATGGGGTGATACTGCAGAAACTGTTAGAGAGACAATGAGATCACTCTCAGAGGTACTCCAAGCACCAGACCCACAAAACATGGAGAAATTCTTCAGTAGGCTTCCGACGATATTCAATATCGTAATCTTCTCTATCCATGGCTACTTTGGCCAAGCAGATGTCCTTGGCTTACCTGATACTGGCGGGCAG GTTGTCTACATTTTAGATCAAGTAAAGGCACTGGAGGATGAATTGCTCCTCAGAATTAAAAAGCAAGGGCTGAGTGTCAAGCCTCAAATTCTTGTG GTTACACGACTTATACCAGATGCTCGAGGAACCAAGTGCAATCAAGAGCTGGAGCCAATCTTAAATACTAAACATTCTTTCATTCTCCGAGTTCCATTTACGACAGAAAGTGGTATCCTTCCCCAATGGGTTTCCCGTTTCGACATCTACCCCTACCTTGAGAAGTTTACTCAG GATGCCACTGTCAAGATCTTTGATCACTTGGATGGGAAACCTGACCTCATCATTGGTAACTACACTGATGGAAACCTGGCAGCATCTCTCATGGCAAGCAAACTTGGGATAACTCAG GGAACCATTGCTCATGCTCTAGAGAAGACAAAGTATGAAGATTCGGATATCAAATGGAAAGAACTAGATGCAAAGTATCACTTCTCATGCCAATTCACAGCTGACATGATAGCAATGAATTCTGCTGATTTCATCATCACAAGCACATACCAAGAAATAGCAGGAAG CAAGGACAGGACAGGACAGTATGAAAGCCATGCTGCATTTACGCTACCAGGGCTGTGCCGAGTAGTCTCAGGCATCAATGTCTTTGATCCAAAGTTCAACATTGCTCCCCCTGGTGCTGATCAATCTGTCTACTTCCCATACacacagaaacagaaacggtTGACCACATTTCATCCTGCCATTGAAGAACTCCTATACAATAAACAGGATAACAATGAGCACTT AGGATTTCTAGAAGACAGGAAGAAACCAATTATCTTTTCAATGGCGAGACTCGATACAGTGAAGAACATTACAGGATTAACGGAATGGTATGGGAAGAATAAGAGGCTAAGGAATCTAGTCAATCTTGTCGTCGTCGCTGGCTTCTTTGATCCATCCAAATCAAAAGACAGAGAAGAAATAGCTGAGATTAAAAAGATGCATAGCCTGATTGATAAGTATCAACTTAAGGGTCAAATCAGATGGATAGCAGCTCAGAATGATAGAGTACGGAACGGAGAGTTGTACCGTTGTATTGCAGACTCAAAGGGAGCTTTTGTTCAGCCTGCTCTGTATGAAGCTTTTGGCCTTACAGTCATTGAGGCAATGAACTGTGGGTTACCCACCTTTGCAACCAATCAAGGAGGTCCAGCTGAAATCATTGTGGATGGGGTCTCAGGATTCCATGTTGATCCCAACCATGGAGATGAGTCGAGCAATAAGATTGCTGATTTCTTTGAGAAGTGCAAGGAGGATCCTGAACACTGGAAAAAAATATCCTCAGGAGGTCTCCAGAGAATATATGAATG CTATACTTGGAATATCTATGCCACCAGAGTGTTGAACATGGGATCCATCTATGGCTTCTGGAGGCAGTTGAACAAGGAACAAAAACAAGCTAAACAAAGATACATTCAAATGTTCTATAATCTTCAATTCAAAAACTTG GCAAAGAATGTATCCATTGCAAGTGATGGAACCCAACAACCAGCATCAAAGCCAGAAGCTAAACCTCAGCCAACAAAGAAGCAGCCAACACAAAG GCGTACACAATCCCGATTCCAAAG GATCCTACCATGCTTCGACTCAAAAGAGCCTTCTTCTGAGTGA
- the LOC122082163 gene encoding NADH dehydrogenase [ubiquinone] 1 beta subcomplex subunit 7-like, giving the protein MEVEGSSKKMIATQEEMVQAKVPIAYRDQCAHLLIPLNKCRVAEFYLPWKCEDERHVYEKCEYELVMERMLKMQKIREEQEKLKQQQKQGIPLIPKTANA; this is encoded by the coding sequence ATGGAGGTTGAAGGATCATCAAAGAAGATGATAGCAACGCAGGAGGAGATGGTGCAAGCTAAGGTTCCTATAGCATACAGAGACCAATGTGCCCACCTCCTTATTCCTCTCAACAAATGCAGGGTTGCGGAGTTCTATCTCCCATGGAAGTGTGAGGACGAACGTCACGTCTACGAGAAATGCGAGTACGAGCTCGTTATGGAGAGGATGTTGAAGATGCAGAAAATCAGGGAAGAACAAGAGAAATTGAAGCAGCAGCAGAAGCAGGGGATCCCTTTGATTCCCAAAACTGCCAATGCTTGA